One genomic region from Kineobactrum salinum encodes:
- a CDS encoding NAD-binding protein, translating to MSILSLHPGQPRFSWRLLGALLFFFSGLAGFASGVIVTERPDVANAGLLSQAYYSLSLFVVGGVELGTPSEGPLVGMALLWLAYFGSPVLAAWALIEALLKSISPQRFQLRKLRHHVIVIGAGDLTLSYLRVLRKHDRRVQLVVVSRNNPGPTIVDELQEDYDALFVVGDITHEFFLRQLKIHRARRVVLLSGNSLRSYEAAATILNLVPDIGARIVMHCANLRFMRSMQGTRVAQSCETFNSYNLAASGLVHGHMLHRFQKSRDKDIVVLAGFGRFGQTVLEELQHHAENELETVAIIEKDALRRVLVAEEQMSFSGDYRREVYEGDIAHPGVWQRLRQDVHIAADAYNVIFVLGTGKEEDNLRTALWLRRNFPHAMIIARSSKQSRFAEEVGSEHNIINVSIDELVEENIPRHWVELDNRKP from the coding sequence ATGTCCATCCTGAGCTTGCACCCCGGCCAACCCCGCTTCTCATGGCGCCTGCTGGGGGCGCTGCTGTTCTTCTTCAGTGGCCTGGCCGGTTTTGCCTCGGGAGTCATCGTTACCGAGCGGCCCGATGTCGCCAACGCCGGATTGTTGTCCCAGGCCTACTACAGTCTGAGTCTGTTCGTGGTGGGCGGGGTCGAACTGGGCACTCCCAGCGAGGGTCCACTGGTGGGCATGGCGCTATTGTGGCTGGCGTACTTCGGCTCACCTGTGCTGGCCGCCTGGGCCCTGATAGAAGCATTGCTCAAATCCATCTCGCCGCAGCGCTTCCAGTTGCGCAAATTGCGCCACCATGTGATCGTGATCGGTGCCGGCGACCTGACCCTGAGCTACCTGCGGGTGTTGCGCAAGCACGACCGCCGGGTGCAGCTGGTGGTGGTGTCGCGGAACAACCCGGGGCCCACCATTGTCGACGAGCTGCAGGAAGACTACGACGCCCTGTTCGTAGTGGGCGATATCACCCACGAATTTTTCCTGCGCCAACTCAAGATTCACAGGGCCCGACGGGTCGTCCTGCTGTCCGGCAACAGCCTGCGCAGCTATGAAGCGGCTGCCACCATCCTGAACCTGGTACCGGACATCGGTGCACGTATCGTAATGCACTGCGCCAACCTGCGCTTCATGCGCTCCATGCAGGGAACCCGGGTAGCGCAGAGTTGCGAGACATTCAACTCCTATAACCTGGCCGCTTCCGGCCTGGTGCATGGGCACATGCTGCACCGCTTCCAGAAATCCCGGGACAAGGACATCGTGGTCCTGGCCGGCTTCGGCCGCTTTGGCCAGACCGTGCTGGAGGAGCTGCAGCACCACGCTGAAAACGAACTGGAGACAGTGGCCATCATCGAGAAGGACGCATTGCGCCGGGTGCTGGTGGCGGAAGAGCAGATGAGCTTCTCCGGCGACTACCGGCGCGAGGTCTATGAAGGCGATATCGCCCACCCGGGGGTATGGCAACGGCTCAGGCAGGATGTCCACATTGCTGCGGATGCCTACAATGTCATATTCGTACTCGGCACCGGCAAGGAAGAGGACAACCTGCGCACCGCCCTGTGGCTGCGCCGTAATTTCCCCCACGCGATGATTATTGCCCGCAGCAGCAAACAGTCCCGTTTCGCAGAGGAAGTGGGTAGCGAACACAATATCATCAACGTGAGCATCGATGAGCTGGTCGAGGAGAATATCCCCCGCCACTGGGTCGAGCTGGACAACCGGAAGCCATAG
- a CDS encoding lytic murein transglycosylase, producing the protein MRFRPTNVLLVLLLAATASADDEFAVCLAGLQQQALDAGVAEPLVMALVPGLERQARVLELDRQQPEFVQTFAQYLDARVTPARIERGRVLYRQHRDFLRQLTREYGVPGQYLIAFWGLETNFGSYLGRMPTLDSLATLACDARRSEFFSAEFIAALQLLQREELDPAQMRGSWAGAVGHTQFMPTSYLRYAVDGDGDGTVDLWRSEQDALASGANLLRQLGWQPDLRWGREVQLQRDFPFELAGPATRKPQAEWAQLGVRRADGAALDETDEQASVLLPAGYAGPAFLVYDNFDVIMHWNRSESYGISVGHLADRITGEAGLRRPPPANQQPLSRQEIEALQTQLNRLGFAAGDEDGLLGPATRAALATFQRNNGLVADGYPDRDSLEKIQQTRDQ; encoded by the coding sequence ATGCGTTTTCGTCCCACCAATGTCCTGCTGGTCTTGCTGCTGGCAGCGACTGCCAGCGCCGACGACGAGTTTGCGGTCTGCCTCGCCGGCCTGCAGCAGCAGGCCCTGGATGCAGGTGTGGCCGAGCCCCTGGTCATGGCACTGGTGCCGGGACTTGAGCGACAGGCGCGGGTTCTGGAACTGGACCGACAACAACCCGAGTTCGTGCAGACCTTTGCCCAGTATCTGGACGCCCGGGTGACACCGGCGCGGATCGAGCGCGGCCGTGTCCTGTATCGCCAGCACAGGGATTTCCTCCGCCAGCTGACGCGGGAGTACGGCGTCCCGGGCCAGTATCTGATTGCCTTCTGGGGCCTGGAAACCAACTTTGGCAGCTACCTGGGGCGGATGCCCACGCTGGATTCGCTGGCCACGCTGGCCTGTGATGCCAGGCGCAGTGAATTCTTCAGCGCAGAGTTTATCGCCGCGCTGCAATTGTTGCAGCGCGAAGAGCTGGACCCGGCTCAGATGCGCGGCTCCTGGGCAGGCGCCGTGGGACATACCCAGTTCATGCCCACCTCCTACCTGCGCTATGCGGTGGATGGCGATGGCGATGGCACTGTCGACCTGTGGCGCAGCGAGCAGGACGCGCTCGCCTCGGGCGCCAACCTCCTGCGCCAGCTGGGCTGGCAACCAGACTTGCGCTGGGGCCGCGAGGTACAGTTGCAGCGTGACTTTCCGTTCGAACTGGCCGGCCCGGCCACCCGCAAGCCCCAGGCCGAGTGGGCGCAGCTGGGGGTGCGTCGCGCCGACGGAGCAGCCCTGGACGAGACAGACGAGCAGGCATCGGTACTGCTGCCGGCAGGTTATGCGGGTCCCGCGTTTCTGGTATATGACAATTTTGACGTCATCATGCACTGGAACCGGTCTGAATCCTACGGCATCTCGGTGGGCCACCTGGCGGATCGGATTACAGGGGAGGCTGGTCTGCGGCGCCCGCCGCCCGCGAATCAGCAACCGCTGTCACGACAGGAAATCGAGGCTCTGCAGACCCAGCTGAACCGGCTGGGTTTCGCCGCGGGCGATGAGGACGGCCTGCTGGGACCGGCTACGCGGGCTGCCCTGGCGACCTTCCAGCGCAACAATGGCCTCGTCGCGGACGGCTATCCCGATCGGGACAGCCTCGAGAAAATACAGCAGACCCGGGACCAATAA
- a CDS encoding DUF2784 domain-containing protein: MGAASFAADHSAVQLAYLLAADAVLLLHALFVAFVIVGLLLILAGGVLGWRWVRKPVFRWLHLLAIAVVVAQAWAGLVCPLTSWEMALRERAGEAVYAGGFIAHWLEQLLYYRAPEWVFVMAYSLFGLLVLASWVLVRPRPWRKR; encoded by the coding sequence ATGGGTGCGGCTTCGTTCGCGGCCGACCATTCGGCGGTGCAGCTGGCCTACCTGCTGGCAGCCGATGCAGTACTGCTGTTGCACGCGCTGTTTGTGGCCTTTGTGATAGTGGGTCTGCTGCTCATTCTGGCAGGCGGCGTGCTCGGCTGGCGCTGGGTGCGCAAGCCTGTGTTCCGGTGGCTGCATCTGCTGGCGATAGCAGTGGTGGTGGCGCAGGCATGGGCGGGACTTGTCTGTCCGCTGACGAGCTGGGAAATGGCGTTGCGCGAGCGCGCCGGAGAGGCTGTGTACGCGGGCGGTTTTATCGCCCACTGGCTGGAGCAACTGCTGTATTACCGGGCGCCGGAATGGGTGTTTGTAATGGCCTATAGCCTGTTCGGCCTGTTGGTCCTGGCCAGCTGGGTCCTGGTGCGGCCCCGGCCCTGGCGCAAGCGCTGA
- a CDS encoding PQQ-dependent sugar dehydrogenase encodes MNTSPLRFLFIIALLSTTASATEPETRYSAYHDYRLVTVVEGLTRPWAMTFLPDGDMLVTEKAGSLRIVRDGKLLEEPVAGIPEVFNQGQGGLLDVVMHPDFAANQLLYLSYSKPLADGASTTAVIRGRYRDGRLRDVEELFEADSRGRGHYGSRIAFDGKGYMYITVGDRQASPSGNLEAHPAQSLADHHGVVVRLHEDGSIPEDNPFVDQDKALPEIWSYGHRNAQGLAIDRASGNVWITEHGPQGGDELNLVERGANYGWPVVGYGVNYGSGKAIHEGTHREGMTQPRKVWVPSIATSGLILYQGDAFPHWRGHLLAGGLAGKQVTLLELDGTSVVRHQTLAHNVGRVRDIRTGPDGYIYLALDHTDSDSPILRLEPVPRQELSLTD; translated from the coding sequence ATGAATACCAGCCCCCTGCGATTTCTGTTCATCATCGCCCTGCTGTCGACTACCGCGAGCGCCACCGAACCGGAGACCCGTTACTCAGCCTACCATGACTACCGCCTGGTGACCGTGGTCGAAGGGCTGACCCGGCCCTGGGCCATGACCTTTCTGCCCGACGGTGACATGCTGGTAACCGAAAAGGCCGGCAGTCTGCGCATTGTGCGGGACGGCAAACTGCTGGAAGAACCGGTGGCCGGAATACCCGAGGTGTTCAACCAGGGCCAGGGCGGCCTGCTGGATGTGGTGATGCATCCCGATTTCGCCGCCAACCAGTTGCTGTATCTGTCCTACTCCAAGCCCCTGGCAGACGGCGCTTCCACCACTGCCGTCATTCGTGGGCGCTACCGCGATGGCCGCCTGCGGGATGTCGAGGAGTTATTCGAGGCTGACAGCCGCGGGCGCGGCCACTACGGCTCGCGGATCGCCTTTGACGGCAAGGGCTACATGTACATCACTGTCGGCGATCGCCAGGCCTCACCTTCGGGCAATCTCGAGGCCCATCCAGCCCAGTCACTGGCGGATCACCACGGGGTGGTCGTGCGCCTGCACGAAGACGGCAGCATTCCCGAAGACAACCCCTTCGTCGATCAGGACAAAGCGCTGCCGGAGATCTGGAGCTATGGCCACCGCAATGCCCAGGGGCTGGCGATAGACCGCGCCAGCGGCAATGTGTGGATTACCGAGCACGGTCCCCAGGGTGGAGATGAACTGAACCTGGTCGAGCGCGGCGCCAACTACGGCTGGCCAGTCGTGGGATACGGCGTCAACTACGGTTCCGGCAAGGCCATCCACGAGGGTACCCATCGCGAGGGAATGACCCAGCCACGCAAGGTCTGGGTACCCTCCATTGCCACTTCCGGCCTGATACTCTACCAGGGCGATGCGTTTCCGCACTGGCGCGGCCACCTGCTGGCGGGGGGACTGGCGGGAAAACAAGTGACGCTATTGGAGCTGGACGGCACATCGGTGGTCCGGCACCAGACTCTGGCGCACAATGTGGGGCGGGTCCGGGATATCAGGACCGGGCCAGACGGGTATATCTACCTCGCCCTCGACCATACCGACAGCGACTCCCCCATCCTGCGGCTGGAGCCAGTGCCAAGGCAGGAGCTGTCGCTGACCGACTAG
- a CDS encoding serine/threonine-protein kinase — translation MDYPDIPGYKIDSILGEGGMATIYLAEQESFGRRVALKVMSPRLLSDASFGERFLREARIVAQLTHPNFVPVYEVGRHGDYRYMSMEYLPGGDLKSLMRQGLPLADSIRIVKDVASALHYAAGKNFIHRDIKPANILMRENGSPVVCDFGIARQTDIEEQMTLVGTVIGTPHYMSPEQAQAKELDGRSDLYSLGAIFYEMLTGRRPYDSASVIQVSIMHVTEPIPELPGELAAFQFFIEKAMAKLPDNRFQSGMEFIYALEELEEEHYELIHRVAPTQVLSEADFRSKLGASGMRTPVSALSTDSAARRRVRPSRTGMSKSQFHGWRGLLRQRSWQAGSGAVGLLLIVAAGGWWMAGDETPTEPPPLYTPPVAGAGLDGKVDELKQAATLAMTEGRLYGSGEDNAQHYLTSLLIFAPDDTEARLAITRLFGMYLEQAGDMIAAGEYGAATEVLNYASQINFHIEDQNLLEQQNLLRRELFSAQQQSIVAASRSREIKRLLDAADSLFAEGKLTSPAGDNVYDKYQQVLSIDPDNETARAGIQRVAGRFLSQARDQTKQGEFGRARAYMSAAVQIFPQHPDMADTRQYVAAEEERSAERLLREREQESAAVRRELEQRRQELAIRARKIQTLLAAAAADIEAQRLNAPAGNNAVEKYNAVLELDPANVDALNGFEDIARRHIALARDEIGAGRLDDAERNLISAKILSPSNPQYAAVQNELIAARDRRKQEQAAEEARRERVAALLAGAAALMEKGNLYLPRGGNAATQLREVLALEPRQPQALALRRKLAEQLENNAAAEIASGQLDQARMAIDALAAIDADAAQIAALRRRLEAQQQQVQRQQQLAAARAAAREQSAVQERPASTAPASRGPSQALLARAGKLGAVSQSNYGELADIYLKVQQQGDSPAASRGLKEVATYLAGLTREANRARDYRAAQDYLDQLQRIAPEAAIVGTLREEVAYAERQHQEAVSILSSADAIIATPYKKPGIFGNNAEARKTLRTAYDRIVSARQLDADNPALRTSETKLLKKYADIVALHLADKHLDEAREFLQDLAAMELPGGQLGQMEQQLSALETELASEDKAISISSF, via the coding sequence ATGGACTATCCTGACATTCCGGGGTACAAAATCGACTCCATCCTCGGTGAAGGCGGGATGGCGACGATTTATCTTGCCGAACAGGAGAGCTTTGGGCGCCGGGTCGCACTCAAGGTCATGTCCCCGCGGCTGCTCAGCGACGCCAGTTTCGGCGAGCGATTCCTGCGGGAGGCCCGCATTGTCGCGCAGCTCACCCACCCCAATTTTGTGCCGGTCTACGAGGTCGGCAGGCACGGCGATTACCGCTACATGTCGATGGAATACCTGCCCGGGGGGGACCTCAAGAGCCTGATGCGGCAGGGGCTGCCGCTGGCTGACAGCATCCGCATCGTCAAGGATGTTGCCAGTGCACTGCACTATGCCGCCGGCAAGAATTTCATCCACCGTGATATCAAGCCCGCCAATATTTTGATGCGGGAAAATGGCAGCCCGGTGGTGTGTGATTTCGGCATTGCGCGGCAGACCGACATCGAGGAGCAGATGACCCTGGTGGGAACGGTCATCGGTACCCCCCATTACATGAGCCCGGAACAGGCCCAGGCCAAAGAGCTGGACGGTCGCTCCGACCTGTACAGCCTGGGTGCCATATTCTATGAAATGCTGACCGGCAGGCGCCCCTATGACAGCGCCTCGGTGATCCAGGTCAGCATCATGCATGTCACCGAGCCGATTCCGGAGCTGCCCGGGGAGCTGGCGGCCTTCCAGTTCTTTATCGAAAAGGCGATGGCCAAGCTGCCGGACAACCGCTTCCAGAGCGGCATGGAGTTCATCTACGCGCTGGAGGAGCTGGAGGAAGAACACTACGAGCTGATCCACCGGGTGGCGCCAACCCAGGTGCTGAGCGAAGCGGACTTCCGCAGCAAGCTGGGCGCCAGCGGTATGCGTACGCCGGTCAGCGCGCTGTCAACGGACAGCGCCGCCCGGCGCCGGGTACGACCCTCCAGGACCGGGATGAGCAAGAGCCAGTTTCATGGTTGGCGGGGTCTGTTGCGGCAGCGCAGCTGGCAGGCCGGCAGCGGTGCTGTAGGCCTGCTGCTGATCGTGGCTGCCGGTGGCTGGTGGATGGCGGGAGACGAGACGCCGACGGAGCCGCCGCCACTGTATACACCACCGGTGGCGGGCGCTGGCCTGGACGGCAAGGTGGATGAACTGAAACAGGCGGCTACCCTGGCGATGACAGAGGGACGCCTTTATGGCTCCGGCGAGGACAATGCCCAGCACTATCTCACCAGCTTGCTGATCTTCGCGCCTGACGATACCGAAGCCAGGCTCGCTATTACCCGGCTGTTCGGCATGTATCTCGAACAGGCCGGCGACATGATCGCTGCCGGTGAATACGGCGCCGCCACCGAGGTGTTGAACTATGCCTCGCAGATCAATTTTCATATCGAAGACCAGAACTTGCTGGAGCAACAAAATCTGCTGCGCCGGGAACTGTTTTCGGCCCAGCAGCAAAGCATCGTCGCCGCCTCCCGCTCGCGGGAAATAAAACGCCTGCTCGATGCGGCTGACAGCCTGTTCGCCGAAGGCAAGCTGACCAGCCCGGCCGGCGACAACGTTTATGACAAGTACCAGCAGGTGCTGTCCATCGATCCTGACAACGAGACTGCCCGCGCTGGTATCCAGCGGGTTGCCGGCCGGTTTCTCAGCCAGGCGCGGGACCAGACCAAACAGGGGGAGTTCGGCCGGGCGCGAGCCTACATGTCGGCGGCTGTACAGATATTCCCGCAGCACCCGGATATGGCGGATACCCGCCAATATGTCGCTGCTGAGGAAGAGCGCAGCGCCGAGCGCCTGTTGCGCGAACGCGAACAGGAAAGCGCAGCCGTTCGCCGCGAGCTGGAACAGCGTCGGCAGGAGCTGGCCATCCGGGCCCGGAAAATACAAACCTTGCTGGCCGCCGCGGCAGCCGATATCGAAGCACAGCGGCTCAATGCCCCCGCCGGCAATAACGCTGTTGAAAAGTACAATGCGGTGCTGGAACTGGACCCGGCCAACGTCGACGCTCTCAACGGTTTCGAGGACATCGCCAGGCGCCATATCGCGCTCGCTCGCGACGAGATCGGCGCCGGCAGACTGGATGACGCAGAACGCAACCTGATCAGTGCCAAGATCCTCTCGCCATCGAATCCCCAGTATGCGGCCGTGCAAAATGAGCTGATCGCGGCGCGCGACCGCCGCAAGCAGGAACAGGCCGCGGAGGAGGCTCGCCGGGAGCGGGTGGCGGCCCTGTTGGCCGGCGCCGCTGCCTTGATGGAAAAGGGGAATCTGTATCTGCCGCGGGGCGGCAATGCCGCTACCCAGTTACGTGAAGTATTGGCGCTTGAGCCCCGCCAGCCCCAGGCCTTGGCCCTGCGGCGGAAGTTGGCGGAGCAATTGGAAAACAATGCCGCCGCCGAAATCGCCTCGGGCCAGCTCGACCAGGCACGGATGGCGATTGATGCGCTGGCGGCCATCGACGCCGATGCAGCGCAGATAGCCGCGCTGCGGCGGCGACTGGAGGCACAGCAGCAGCAAGTTCAGCGGCAGCAGCAGTTGGCCGCAGCACGCGCCGCGGCCCGGGAACAGTCTGCGGTGCAGGAGCGGCCTGCATCCACCGCTCCGGCCTCGCGGGGCCCGAGCCAGGCTCTGCTGGCAAGAGCGGGTAAACTGGGTGCGGTGAGTCAGAGCAACTATGGTGAATTGGCCGACATCTATCTCAAGGTGCAGCAGCAGGGGGACAGCCCCGCTGCCAGCCGCGGCCTCAAGGAGGTAGCGACCTACCTGGCGGGCCTGACCCGTGAGGCGAACAGGGCGCGAGACTACCGTGCGGCCCAGGACTACCTGGATCAGCTCCAGCGCATTGCGCCCGAGGCGGCCATCGTAGGTACCCTGAGAGAGGAGGTTGCCTATGCAGAGCGACAGCACCAGGAAGCCGTCAGTATTCTGTCCTCAGCGGATGCGATTATCGCGACACCCTATAAAAAACCCGGAATTTTCGGCAACAATGCGGAGGCCAGGAAGACGCTGCGCACCGCCTACGACAGAATCGTTTCGGCCCGCCAGCTGGATGCCGACAACCCCGCGCTGCGGACATCGGAAACCAAGCTGTTGAAGAAGTACGCCGACATCGTCGCGCTTCACCTCGCGGACAAGCATCTCGACGAAGCCCGCGAATTCCTTCAGGACCTGGCGGCGATGGAGCTGCCGGGCGGCCAGCTCGGGCAGATGGAACAACAGCTCAGCGCGCTGGAAACAGAGCTGGCCTCGGAGGACAAGGCCATCTCCATCAGCTCTTTCTGA
- a CDS encoding BCCT family transporter: protein MTQGDSGRTSTILVPVFVPAVVVIILLVVGTISNPDLAGRVFSTTLAYITTTFGWFYMLAVAFFLVFIVSVAFSSWGHIKLGPDHADPQYSFPAWFAMLFSAGYGIALLFFGVAEPVLHYATPPAGAGETVDAARQAMQIAFFHWGFHIWAIYGLVGLVLAYFSFRHGLPLSMRSALYPLIGERIHGPLGHAVDVFAILGTMFGIATTLGLSVAQINAGINYLWPAVPVNVTVQIIAITIITGLAILSVVAGLDKGIKRLSIVNMTLAVALMLFVFIVGPSIHILESFLQNTGSYLNNIIERTFNLQAYTRSDWIGNWTLFIFGWTIAWAPFVGLFIAKISRGRTIRQFVVGVMLVPSIFTFLWFSIFGDTALHQIMNEGYSTLIGDVQADHAVALFKLYEVLPLSSIVSFITVCLIITFFVTSSDSGSLVIDSLASGGAGVTPVWQRVFWASSEGAVAAALLLAGGLSALQTMTIASALPFALIMIISALGMWRALVIEGHHHNSLQLDLQQRLSGTSGRGLWRRRLLGLVTFPDRDKVSEFLATTVSKAMHRVERELVKQGWSATVHSEDNGTRIYLEVIKPDQVDFIYEIRMLEQALPDYAYPGMTHIDAEVDKYYRAEVFLRRGGQSYDIYGFDQQDIITDILDQFEKHLHFLHISPGNLPWKMAEHDEMLQLMAEAPDPDAR, encoded by the coding sequence ATGACCCAGGGCGACAGCGGCCGTACTTCCACTATTCTGGTTCCGGTTTTCGTGCCGGCAGTGGTTGTGATCATCCTGCTGGTGGTCGGCACCATCAGCAACCCGGATCTGGCCGGCAGAGTATTCAGCACGACTCTGGCCTATATCACAACCACCTTCGGCTGGTTCTATATGCTGGCGGTGGCCTTCTTCCTGGTCTTCATTGTCAGCGTGGCCTTCAGCAGCTGGGGCCACATCAAGCTCGGCCCCGACCACGCCGATCCCCAGTACAGTTTCCCGGCCTGGTTCGCGATGCTGTTTTCTGCCGGCTACGGCATTGCGCTGCTGTTTTTTGGCGTCGCGGAGCCGGTGCTGCACTATGCCACTCCGCCCGCCGGCGCCGGTGAAACGGTGGACGCCGCCAGGCAGGCGATGCAGATTGCATTTTTCCACTGGGGCTTTCATATCTGGGCGATCTACGGCCTCGTGGGCCTGGTGCTGGCCTACTTTTCCTTCCGTCACGGCCTGCCGCTGTCCATGCGCTCGGCGCTGTATCCGCTGATCGGCGAGCGTATCCACGGGCCGCTGGGCCACGCCGTGGATGTGTTTGCCATTCTCGGCACCATGTTCGGGATCGCCACCACGCTGGGCCTGTCGGTCGCGCAGATCAATGCCGGTATCAACTACCTGTGGCCCGCCGTGCCGGTGAACGTGACCGTCCAGATCATCGCCATCACAATCATCACCGGGCTCGCCATCCTGTCGGTCGTCGCCGGCCTGGACAAGGGCATCAAGCGCCTGTCCATCGTCAACATGACACTGGCGGTGGCACTGATGCTGTTTGTGTTCATTGTGGGCCCGTCGATCCACATCCTGGAGAGCTTCCTGCAGAACACCGGCAGCTATCTGAACAACATCATCGAGCGTACCTTCAATCTGCAGGCCTATACCCGCAGCGACTGGATCGGCAACTGGACCCTGTTCATCTTTGGCTGGACCATCGCCTGGGCGCCGTTTGTGGGGCTGTTCATCGCCAAGATCAGCCGCGGCAGGACCATCCGCCAGTTCGTCGTGGGGGTAATGCTGGTGCCCTCCATTTTCACCTTTCTTTGGTTCTCCATCTTCGGCGATACCGCGCTGCACCAGATCATGAACGAGGGCTACAGCACGCTGATCGGCGACGTGCAGGCAGATCACGCGGTGGCGCTGTTCAAGCTCTACGAAGTGTTGCCGCTCTCCTCTATAGTCTCTTTCATCACCGTGTGCCTGATCATCACCTTCTTTGTCACGTCCTCGGACTCCGGCTCCCTGGTGATCGATTCCCTCGCCTCCGGCGGCGCGGGCGTCACTCCGGTATGGCAGCGGGTCTTCTGGGCCTCTTCCGAGGGCGCAGTGGCGGCGGCACTGTTGCTGGCCGGTGGTCTCAGCGCGCTGCAGACCATGACGATCGCCAGCGCACTGCCATTCGCCCTCATCATGATCATCTCCGCGCTGGGCATGTGGCGTGCGCTGGTGATAGAGGGGCATCACCACAACAGCCTGCAGCTGGACCTGCAGCAGCGCCTGTCGGGAACCAGCGGCCGGGGACTCTGGCGCCGGCGCCTGCTGGGGCTGGTCACCTTCCCGGACCGGGACAAGGTCAGCGAATTTCTCGCCACTACGGTCAGCAAGGCCATGCACAGGGTGGAACGCGAACTCGTCAAGCAGGGCTGGTCGGCCACTGTCCATTCAGAGGACAACGGGACACGTATTTACCTGGAAGTGATCAAGCCCGATCAGGTGGATTTCATTTATGAAATCCGGATGCTGGAGCAGGCCCTGCCGGATTACGCCTATCCCGGCATGACCCACATCGACGCCGAGGTGGACAAGTACTACCGCGCGGAAGTATTCCTGCGCCGGGGCGGCCAGTCCTATGACATTTACGGATTCGACCAGCAGGACATCATCACCGACATCCTGGACCAGTTCGAAAAGCATTTGCATTTCCTGCACATTTCCCCCGGCAACCTGCCCTGGAAAATGGCCGAGCACGATGAAATGCTGCAGTTGATGGCCGAGGCGCCGGACCCGGACGCCCGCTGA